From ANME-2 cluster archaeon:
ATAACCGCTATCCTGCCTGCCTATAATGAAGAGGTCAGCATAGGCTCTGTGGTCCTGCGCACCAGACAGTACGCTGACCCGGTGCTTGTCATTGATGACGGCAGTACGGACCGGACCGCTGAGATGGCTGAGATGGCAGGGGCCGAGGTGATACGGCACCCTATAAACAGAGGTAAGGGTGCGGCGCTGAGGAGTGGTTTTAATGCAGCCAACGGCGCTGACATCATTGTGACCATGGATGCTGATGGACAGCATTATCCTTCTGAAATACCAGATCTTGTAGCTCCTATACTGGATGGGGAAGCAGATGTTGTGAACGGCAGCCGGTATATGAACGGCCACGGTAAGAATACTCCTAAATACCGCCGTCTGGGCCAGAAAGTACTGGATAAGGCCACGAACTTTAGCAGTGGGCTTGATGTTACTGACAGCCAGAGCGGGTTTCGTGCTTTTGCGGCACATACGGTACCTGCTTTCAGGTTCAGGGAAAGTGGTTTTGAGATAGAGAGCGAGATGCTGGTGGATGCGGCCCTTGCAAAGTTAAGGGTAAAGGAAGTGGAGATCGGGGTGCGCTATGATGTGGATTGTTCGACCGAGCATCCGG
This genomic window contains:
- a CDS encoding glycosyltransferase, which encodes MTTITAILPAYNEEVSIGSVVLRTRQYADPVLVIDDGSTDRTAEMAEMAGAEVIRHPINRGKGAALRSGFNAANGADIIVTMDADGQHYPSEIPDLVAPILDGEADVVNGSRYMNGHGKNTPKYRRLGQKVLDKATNFSSGLDVTDSQSGFRAFAAHTVPAFRFRESGFEIESEMLVDAALAKLRVKEVEIGVRYDVDCSTEHPVSHGVRVLVKVLHDIELNRPLYYFTVPGMVLGGIGTFMALSFLRTFYLGGSLAFGPTLLMIMLFMVGTFMSFTGIILHSMSRMINESRNK